The following coding sequences are from one Nicotiana tabacum cultivar K326 chromosome 1, ASM71507v2, whole genome shotgun sequence window:
- the LOC107816882 gene encoding uncharacterized protein LOC107816882 — protein sequence MQGGRDPFSNFGGPFGSFSGFGGFGGQRSLVSSFFGGRDPFDDPFFTRPFGGIFESSPFGPSGGPFMGSQSSPFGSIGDPFMDSHMTGFIEQQPPAPYQQPRSRGPVIEELDSDDENEEKEIAKEKKQSTRKHARASTEPSVEYPDDEARERKSKQMVFQNDIQRINNEQQPQVRSFSFQSSTVSYGGANGTYYTSSKTRRTGSDGLTFEESKEANSATGRASHKVSRGIQNKGHSVLRKLDSDGRVDTMQTLHNLNENELAGFEQAWKGKARNKLPGLYGGLNIQGDTGSGSTARNGAYKGGWALPSTERSHHSGNFGPEVENAAGPSHPMHSRKLKTDAGNVIGSSRVTAGSNLEKAKKR from the exons ATGCAGGGAGGAAGAGACCCATTTTCCAATTTTGGTGGCCCTTTTGGTAGTTTTAGTGGTTTTGGTGGATTCGGAGGTCAGAGGAGTTTAGTATCTAGTTTTTTTGGTGGCAGGGACCCATTTGATGATCCTTTCTTCACCCGCCCATTTGGAGGCATATTTGAATCATCCCCTTTTGGTCCTAGCGGAGGCCCTTTCATGGGCTCGCAGTCATCCCCTTTTGGTTCTATCGGAGACCCGTTCATGGACTCGCACATGACTGGATTTATAGAACAACAGCCGCCTGCCCCCTACCAGCAGCCTAGGTCTAGGGGTCCAGTTATTGAGGAGTTGGACTCTGATGATGAGAACGAGGAAAAGGAAATTGCAAAAGAGAAGAAACAGAGCACGAGAAAGCATGCTAGGGCAAGCACTGAGCCTTCTGTTGAATATCCAGATGATGAAGCTAGAG AGAGAAAGAGTAAGCAAATGGTATTCCAGAATGATATCCAGAGAATAAATAATGAACAACAGCCTCAAGTTCGTAGCTTTAGCTTTCAGAGTTCCACTGTGTCTTATGGTGGTGCAAATGGGACCTATTATACTTCTTCCAAAACCAGGAGGACCGGAAGTGATGGA CTGACATTTGAGGAAAGTAAAGAAGCCAATTCAGCTACTGGTCGAGCAAGTCACAAGGTCTCAAGGGGAATCCAGAATAAG GGTCATTCTGTGTTGCGGAAACTCGACTCAGATGGTAGGGTGGACACAATGCAGACATTGCACAACCTTAATGAAA ATGAACTTGCTGGATTTGAACAAGCCTGGAAAGGAAAAGCTAGAAATAAGCTACCTGGCCTGTATGGGGGGCTTAATATACAAGGTGATACTG GCTCTGGGAGCACTGCTCGGAATGGTGCATATAAGGGTGGATGGGCACTTCCTTCGACGGAGAGATCACATCATTCAGGGAACTTCGGACCAGAAGTGGAGAATGCAGCTGGTCCATCCCATCCAATGCATTCACGGAAGCTGAAAACAGATGCTGGGAACGTGATAGGTTCTTCTAGGGTCACTGCTGGTAGTAATCTGGAGAAAGCTAAGAAACGTTGA